In Porites lutea chromosome 8, jaPorLute2.1, whole genome shotgun sequence, the genomic stretch ctatgcattccattcatttttaGAGGAAGTCCTAACGAATGCTGACTGCGCACGTGCCGCGCATACATAATAGCAAGTGGAGATTAGCACTGCGGCCTCCTCTGGTCGTCCGCAATTTGCTCTCGCTTTCCCGGATTCTCATTTAAACACTCTGTAATCACTCCTCAATTTATTATCTCTCAGGACCCAAAGGTTTCCAAGCACTGGGAGAAACTGAGAGAAAGCGGTGTCCTCGGCATGGAACTCGTTGAGCATgtgttttccaaatttcttcTGAAGGACTTTGTCAGAGATGATATTCTTGACCTGATGGAGAAATTCGGTTTGATTGCAAAGTTCTCACCTCCTAAAACTGATGAAAAGTATTTTGTACCATCTCAACTCAAAGTGCCACCTGATTCCCTTTGTGCCATGGTACCATCACGCTCAGACCCCTGTCCTCTATATGTCTTCTTTGTTACTGGTTTTGTCCCCCACGGCTTGTTCACACGGCTTGTTTCTCGACTTGTTAGTTGGTTTTCTGAGGCCGGTCCAAGTCAGTCCCCTACCCTGTACCGAAATGGAGCATGGTTCGTCATTGGGAGACGAACTGTCTATGATTTAGTTCTTTTCTGTAAGAAACAGTACATAAAGTTTTTTGTCATGCAAAGATCCCAAGATCAGCACGTCTCGGGGGATAAAGAAAGTGAAGTTGCAATTCAGGTGCGTGAGTTTGTGGGAGCAGCACTACAATCTTTGTCACAGGACCTGCTCTATCTACGTGGACTGCAGTACCAGATTTACGTCGCCTGCCCATATTGTCCGCTGGAAAAGTGCACAGGTCATAATCAGCTGGCATGTTCACATGTCGACTGTCGTCATCTCCTTGAGATAAGACAAGGTGACCCACTGATTTGCAAGAAGAAGCCCTCCAACAAAGTACTATCAGTTGAGGGCCTGGAAAAATGGTTCTCACAGTCAACAAGTCAGGTACTAATGAAATACAATCTCTAGCAACACTAGTGGCATAAAATTCACTGAATAGTAATATAACCTCGAAGGGTAATTATGTTAAAATTATATGGCACCATATGATGAGGCTTTAATCTCTATCTGATAAGATTGAAGATAATCTTTTATAGAATAATGTCCGATGTAGTGTGACTTCATTTGCTCTACGACAACGCTCTCCCCAGTGGAAGAGAAATGGAAAATAGGGAGGTTCACGTATCACGATTGTATCTATTGGCCTGAAGGTCTTATTGCGGTGTGCGcccttttttttcactcatcATGGTTTTGTTTTGCTACTTAAGTTAGcttgcataacaggcgctttatgagctaagcgaggcgaacgcggcattttgcaaGAATAGCCAAACGAGTGCGAAGCACGGGACGAGGGGAGGAAAAAGTAAAGCGACTGTTACCGGTCCATTGTTCTGGCTCTTCCCACGTTCACTACATGAACGTTGCGTTCCAATTGGTTAATTGATGACGCGTTGTTGTGGCATGTTTGTCTGAAACAAAATAACCGTCACGCATTTGTGTTCTTTTGACGATGCTGTTTGAGAAGCCTTTCGCTTATTTCCAAGTGTTCCAGaactaacagaaaaataaaagaaatgttcaaatttATTGCTTTAGAGGAAAGATGTTCATGGATTCCTTCCGACTAGGTAAGGCAAAAGCCTGATTGactaactttttaaaattaagtgttgacaggccaaacacgagtCATAAGCTCGTGAccttggaatttttttgaacAACACGTTTTCCCTCTTTCCTCTCTAGCCGCTGTGTTTGGACATAACTAAACTTTGACCGAGCAAATCTTCTGCCGCACTGAGTCATACATTATTGAAGGTGATTTTGCCTTCGCTGTTATTTCCTGTGTTTTATGCTGTTATCGGTGTTTCTGGTAGCGAGAAAGGTGACAATTGTTGAGTAATGGATCGTGTTTTGATTGGTCCTTTTGACATCACCGGCGTCAGTCAATACCTGTGGGTGTAGGTGGGCTGAAAAGCCAAAACAATTGACtgataacaggcgctttattttCCTCCTCCCTCGtttcgcgcaaaatgccgcgttcgcctcgcttggcccATAAAGCAgctgttatgcaggctattcATAAGTTGACCTCATCTTTTATTTGATAGAATCAGGTTCCTACAAATGTTGATTCAAACGTTTTCTAGGCGCTACCCTATATAAAAGTGCTATTTTGAAATATgcattttggttttctttcagGAATTGCATTCACCCTTTTCTGGTAAAACACAAAGTCATGCACAGCCTTCAATCTTAAAAGTTTCCCTCCTGGCTAATGAGTGGGGGTCATCTAAGGGTGGCTTGTCAACAATCAACAGAACGCTTTCCATACATTTGGCAAAACTCCCAAACGTACAGGTCACTCTTATTGTACCTCAATTTGAGTGCGGTGAAGATGACAAGAGAGCTGCCAAGGGTCACAACATTTCCATCATGGAAGCACATCGTCGCCCTGGCTTTAGTGATCCCCTTGATTGGTTGAGCTTTCCACCAAGAAACCTTGACATTCAGGTCGTGATTGGTCATGGTGCAAAGCTGGGTAAACAAGCTCAAATCATCCAAGAGTCTCATTGTTGCAATTGGGTGCAGGTAGTTCACACCGAACCTGAAGAGCTAGCCATGTATAAGAACTATCCTGGCGCAATTACCAAGGGAGAGGGAAAGAACAGAGCTGAAGTTGAGCTGTGCCAACTTGCAGATCTCGTTGTGGCAGTTGGGCCCAAGTTGACAGAAGCATTCTCGTCCTACTTGCGTTCATCTCATCAAGATGTATTCCAGCTGATGCCAGGCACCTTTAAAGAGTTTTCAGATGTTGAGCATGCTACTACGCGAGCAAGTGCGAAGTTCAAGGTGTTAACCTTTGGCCGTGGTGATTTTGAAGACTTCAGTCTCAAAGGATACGACATTGCCGCTCAAGCAATAGTTGAATTGAAGGACAGTTCCTACCGTCTGATCTTTGTTGGTGCACCTGATGGAAAGCAGGATGAAGTCGCGGAAATCTTATGCCAGACGGGCATTTCAAGAAACCAGTTGTTTGTCAGGTCATTCGTGAAAGACAAGCAAAGATTAAAAGAGTTATTTTGTGAAGTTGATGTGGCCATCATGCCTTCAAGGACTGAGGGATTTGGCTTGACAGCACTGGAAGCCATGTCAGCCGGTCTCCCCATTCTAGTAAGTGGAAACTCCGGATTTGGAGAAGCACTGCGTTGTCTTCCAATGGGCGAGTCATTTGTGATTGATTCGGATGACCCCAAGGAATGGGCAAAGGCAATAGCAGCTATCCAACAAAAATCTAGGGCACAGCGGCTTGAGGAAATCCAAAGACTTCGAAGAAGTTATGAAGAGAGATTCAGTTGGGAGAGACAGTGCAAATCCCTTGTTGTCACGATGTGGAAGATGGTTTATGGTAAGAAATCAAATTCTCACCCCTAAGTAAAGTAACGATAATTTAAATGAGCAATTTtaggatgaggctgagtatgatctgaaAAATTGTGTAGATCGTGGAGGATGCTGGCCGATATGGATAACACCCtacgagatctgcataattttgCCCATCATTTGAAATGCCAAtccaattattgttttattatctaTTCAATATAGTTCATACTTGAAAAACATGCCTACCtcgatcgatgttaagtttcTGTCTTCAACTTTTTTCCAGGGCCTCTCAGTTGCCGTCCCCTTTTCTGGCGATATCCTAtactattgacgtcattttactggaTATCGCAAACGTCTTCTAAATTTGATCATCGCTAGCTGGTTTTAAGGAAATAGCCGTGGGATTTGAGTCATTCTCATTATGTTCTGTTGAAACCACCGTAATTTAAAATGGTCAGTTGGTTTTTCTTTGGACCCGTGTTCTATCTCCCATAgaacgttttcactcacgtggcgttttacatgacgtcatgtgaaaacgctatATTAAACTGACGTGAAATAACCTTTCGCATTTTGGATTTTTCCTCTTTATCATTTGCAGGTGAACTGGTTTTCCTTGCACTTCAAAAAATCAAGCTGGAAGCGCGTAGAGAGGCCAGCAAAACTGAGCTGTCGTTGAATTTAAAGAGGATTGCTTTGGAGAAAGGTTTTGTGATTTCTGACAATCAAGGGGATGGAAACTGCATGTTTTTTGCACTGTCAGAACAGCTTGAGCACATCAAAGGAATTAAAATCTCCCATGATGAGTTACGCCGAACTGTTGTCCAGTACCTCAAGGACAACCCCAGGCTGGTTAGTGTCCTGTTTTAGTGCCTTAAAATTATTTATCTCAGACTAGCAACTTAAACTGACCGAAGCAGAGAAGGGTCCAAGCATAAATGGAAACGGACGGGGGAGCATTTCCTTTTTTCGCCTCGGTCGTTAAGCTTCTTTTGCTTACGTTTGAAGAACCAGACCTGTGACTTGACTGAAATAGAACTTTGCCACCACGGTAgcttttttcctgctcacttctcTTTTGCGTCATCcgcactatctgaacgcttatAGAGGCTAACGGACAGATAGAGTTGGTCTTCATcgttctttcttcattttgtttgaaactttataaGGCGGACACTTATTTACTACTAACGGTGTCTGTGGCCCAGGGGAgcactccctataatggcctatacggggaggctccgcacaaaaggggtacctttttcaggcttcaggtttatgaaagggtagggactttattggttgaagtatataaaagggtagggaaatctgtcatttcggtctgtaaaaggactaaaaagggctaacagacgcATTTTATGGatgtaaaagaaacaagaaaacttcctggtttactgatttattcataaaaaaagacgctgcatttacagcagttgaaagggatgcaaagttctaaacaagttgtgtatgtgaaaggggtaacATTTGTCAacagaaggtatacgaaaggggtaccttttctgtcaactATTGCACgcatattacaaccttacaatatatgTGTTGCACACAAatcgataaccactttacgacgactgcttactaatgtcaaggacaaagacaaaccggaggacagacagggagcagtatacaagatcaaaggcttcttacattggaagaaaccttagcacgcgactgacctaacacaaacgagcgacgaggaatggtgacgtcaacaatcacattgctaagcaccatttacagacgaaacatcgaATTGATtaggactctgcgacatgtataacgtattctacagactactttCAAAGTCTTACTTTAGacagctggtttactaacttagaacaaacgccactgaatcgtagccaacagttaccagcgccgtacaaacgacttattgacgactgtgacaatagacggatcgaaacgcaccaattactaattacgagtcttcatagccaataacatcacggcttaactgacagacgaccaacaacatcgcgacgtaattgaccaatcagatcaataaccagagtataataccatcaactaaCGTGAtaaactcactttgactctaaagatgactaccgcacaggttgtcgatacgtcagtcactgtcaacaacaacagtcctattcaggagtacgttcacctggacgatcaaactcaacctacttttgaaatgactcctgggttcaaacctttcacaattttcacaatggtatataaaagggtaaggggttggacgtCGGGGCGGACGGAGCTTCCCCATATAAaattgttgagtacccccccccccccacctccccttcgggggtCTGTGGTGGAGAGAGCTAACTGCGTGGTTTCCTGAATAAGAACCGTCTAGAAATGCACTTTGTCGTCTCTCTAGTAACTACAGCATTCGTTCTCTTACAGCCGGATGGGACAGATCTCTTCCAGTTTGTTGATGGATTTTCATCTTGGAACGCTTACCTCACAAGCATGATGGCAGATGGTACATGGGGTGATCACGTGATTCTGCATGGTGCTGCGAACTGCTTTGAAAGATACATTCACGTGATAAGCAGTCTGCCGCATCACGATGACGTAATGATTTGCCCTGAGTATGATGTTACTGGTAACAATCGGCTTGTGCTGGGTCTTGTGCATGAGCTTCACTATGTCAGTCTTTTTCCACTTGAAGGATGCTAAGATGGCTAATTACTCTGCAATGTATTTATTTTCCAAACTCGCGTTACCAAATTCATGTCATTTGAATTTTAGCAGTTGCACCTTTCATTTGCCACATTATTTGCTGTGTTGTTGGCGAGAAACTTCTTTGTCCGTTTATACAGTTCGAACATGATAGATACGTAACGATAATTCATCAATGTTATTGTGACGGAATAAATAGACGTTTAAatatgattattattcattcaaaatatttccccgattctgattggctaaaagcacacgtttagtTCACCAtgaccagttactgatgaccaaatttggaagaattttgtgtttagcgaggaaatgacgtcaaaaatgcagggTTCTTGCAGATTAAtacaccgttaaccgagaagacctggggacggggttaagttgttttggttgtgaactttgaaaaatggcggacatttcactcgtttcaagagtaagaactaggcgaaaaaatagctaaaaacatggcaagaacagcaagaagacaactcgaagggcgactctgctatttggagaatatttgcggagctgaacaaccctaaacgtgcactatcgaagatgaacttaacatcgatcagatcgatggatcgatggaggtaagcatgttttagccatgtttttaaacgaGGAATTAttgtgaatgaataataaaataattgttcaattcggctttcgtatcatatgaaaagttatggagatctcggaatTCATTGGGGAAATTTTCTGTCTGAAAATAATCCTACACAGTCCCCTTAGGTAATATGAAAAtctacttatttattttattcactcTATTCTATTCTAATAGGATTTAGTTGTTTAAAGATCACATTGCCAGCAGTCACTCTTagtaatagggaacttaagcacgacggcgacggcaacgagaacggcaaataagcaataggtttagataagcaaaacaacaactttacacgtgcatcacgcttttttgcacatttctttgccgttgttgcacgactacgacgtgaaactgcccAATTGCACGTTTTAttgaggacgtgaacacaatacaacaattttttttcctgtcacactcaaaacattttgtttaaattaatttattgtGTGAAGTAGTAATGGCCAGATGCCTCCTGCATTACTAGATTTGTCGCTAGACACAGAACTGTCATTAAGAGATGAAGACCGGAGATTTTCCCTGGCTACCATGAACGTGACCTCCGGCTTCTTTCGTaggaaacagaaagaaaatataaccaaaagaaattcctagcagtttgattccccgcctactctTAATGTATTTGCCCGGTAACTTGAAATCTTAATGACATCCCTACTAGATAGTATAggataaattattatcattgaTAATATTTGTGAGGAGAGAACATGATAACCCTAAAAGTTCATTTAAGGTAGAGAAGGAGGTATGAAATGtgaggtgtgtgtgtgtgggggggggggggggggggggaattttgTGTGTGTGCTTGGGGTCTTGAAAAATCCGTGTGGTATGCCTATAGAACCAAGGGCCTGATTAATGAGCCGGGCTGGCTCGCTTTGCAGAGATCCTTGTCCCTAGGTTAAGCACAACAAAATCAACTTTGCGATTATATgacaaccgagccagcccggttagCTGGGATCCCGGCTGGAAATTTTGCATGTAATCATCACGCTTGCCATTGCTTCCCCGGCTCATGTGACCAGGCCCTTACTGTGAGTTCTATTTGGAATTTGCCGCTTTCGTGGTTCCTGTATGAGAGAATACGACTTAATCTAATTAAcccaagggttttaaaatagaaggcggtttgcacgtgaagatgttggactctGCCTCTTTTATGGTTCGACCGTGAAAGAATGACGAGGTCATTTTGCTCAATCACCCCGCgcgcgattttaagaaatcacctcctttCCGAAAATATGCAATAAAATTATGCATCATTCACTATTACCATCTTGTGCACAGGAATCTTGCGTGACATACTCTTTGGTTATCGACAACTGAGGGCCTGTATACATGGAGGTGGGTACcacaggtaggtgaggtaacccgcttaggtggggtaacccgcctgtccacataatctctcattttaatctgatcacgtttacatgataggtgggttGACCCGCCAAATGTTACCGCACCTACCCGTGTTCCCTCAtctctatgtaaacaggcccttagagcAATATTGTCAAACTCTTGACAATAAGCCAAACCATTCACACCCTGTGCTGCGAGGACGGttattttccaaagggaaaatttaaattattcctTGCGCCAAGCGAAGTgaggtttataatctcgtcgcgcgcgcGTTTTGCTCGCAGGTGAGTTTATACTGTGTCGTTGGGCATCTGTTCTTTAAATGCGATGAAATGCTTTTACGTAGGTATCcaacgtcaaaaaagcagtcATTTTCCTGAAGCTGGCCGGAAAATTCTAGGGAAAAGGCtcttaataaaatattttcaaaaatatcggAATGTGTTTCACGTGGCGTAGTAACAACGAAACGGCCTGGAGTGCGGAAGGTCCCGATTTCGATTCCAGGTAGaacctgtttttttcttctcttcttttcattattttttcttttcccttacgtttagtcttcattttagttattgtagttttcttttattccttTATATAGCTTATGTTTTTTTagatttataaattttcttccaTATTGCTTTACTTCCCTTTCAACTTCTTGCTGTTCTCCCGAAGTCCTTCTCGAGCTCCTGtgattcacgtatttctagttgaatggtttgtttcactcagtgtacggtgtttttttccaaaaagtttgttttctattgccgATTTGTTGCCGTGTCTTATCTGTGGGTCGTATGCAACGGAGATAAATTCTGTGATGTGACACAGCGCGCGGCAGACATTCGCGTCGtttggcttgtttacgttcgcacgtACTGCCTGcttattgcaactttgaatcaaaacaatcGATTCTGGCGACACCCAAATAATAAACTACGGCAACTAATCTCACTGAAAATGGAGGATTAGAGTTCAAAGAGGTAACAAAAAGATTCAAGCAGAAGAAAATTGcgttatgtttgcgcgctttgggaaatagggactttaagatccaacgacgcggacgacaaagaaaacgtcaaaaaaacaagaggtttaatgagcaaaacaacaacttcgcacgtgcatcacactttgtttgtacatttctttcccgtttttacgcgactacgacgtgaaaatgcctaatttcgcgttttatagaggacgtaaaAAGCAACgaggaaattttatttctctttccgaGCTTGAAtgtggtcccttgaaattcagtttcgggagggttcgcctacatttgacaaagtaagtggttAGGAATAATCggtataaagactgaaagaacgcgaattcactttttaagcgacgttcttgtcgccgtcgcgtcgttggatcttaaagttccTAATGACTTCGTGGCAACAACGCAAAAAGGATTCATTTACCAAGTATGGCAGCCCCTGCCAAATTTGGATATATTGTTTACTGGGACACCAATGATCGGAAAGAACGCAGATAACCAAGGCATTAAGCATCCCATAATAACTCTTATAGCGTGGTTTTCTTTCACCGGGAACAGTCTTCACCGGGAAGCAACGAAAATGTCGTCGTGTTCAAGACCAAAGAACTGCTCACTTTACGTGAGAAACTTACCTCGCGAGACAAGGTTAGACCagttaaagcatttttatttagtttttgctcactttttttctaatttgcGACCTGACTTTTCTTGTTAGATCAGAAGATCTTGAACGCCTCTTCTCCCAATATGGCCACGTTACCGACGTGCACATTCCGTTGGACCACTACACAGGAGAACCCCGAGACTTTGCTTATGTACAatatccttttttctttctcaagaGCCTTATTTTGTCTTTGGTTTCTTTTAGTGTGAGTTTGTAAAGGTTTGGCACTAAAATGACTTTCTTGTCCTTTGATAACCCGGGCAAAAGAGTCGGTAAAAGAGCTAAAGTAACAAGAAAACGTCAGGCAAATCTGTAAAAATTTTAAAGCCCGATTTAGCCCAACGTGGAAACGAAAGTTCGTAAACGCAAAGCTTCACTAAAAAGATAGGAATGCTCATAAAGGAAAGGCGTCGATTCAGCGAATGAGTTTAAAGATTTGAATTGTCAAGCTGCCTACGTTTTACAGAGTGGCTAGAGTGTCTGCACGTGGGACAGTGATGTGTAAAACGGCGCGTAATGCTGTAAAATTGAGGTATGGGGAATTTCGTGAGCAGTGTTTCGATACCTGCGGTGAAAAGGTTGACGTCTGTAAATAGTGTATATAGTGTAAATAATTATTGCAGAGTTCAACTTTTTCAACGGTGTCCGTTCCAAAGAGCAAAGTTGTCACCTGTGCTCGGATGGAATCCGGTCGTTCCGCCTACGGTCTGTTCGCCTACGACTAGAGTCGATTCGCCTACGTCTTGTATGTCAGTTCGCTTACGATTCATATGTTGAAGCTTTAAATCTGAATTATTAAAAGTCCTTGTTCCTTGTAGCCTAACACGAAAACACAGCAAGTCGATACATTCTATCCTCGATGTCAAGAAAAACGACGCGCTAACACATCTAAGTTggattgtttttaaaaactttatcaTGGCGGAACCCGGTCGTCTATGAATAGAATGTGTAAAAgatgttttgcttaaaatgattTGAGAAACGTGCGATTTAAGGAACGTGTGAGTAGCGCACTAAAGAAACCACTGTTTACGGTCTTTGTGTAAACTTGTGAAACGTGAGCGGCTCCTAAACTAAAGAAGTTGAGACTTTTCATTAACATATACGAAATTAGCTTCCGTTTCACTTGACAGTCGGTTCAATTTCTAATATTTCTACGTCGATTTTTGCGACTTGTTGAATCTTTTAACTAGTTCAGTATATAATGCGTCTGGGTATTCTGAAATTGCTCCGTTTGCATACTCTCATCTAATTTAGCAAGATGACAAACAATATTTAAAGTTAAAGCCTTCTTTATGTAGACTTGTGACTTCAGCGGCGCTTATACTAAAGGAGGTGAGAGTTCTCATTAGCATTCTCGGagcaaaagaagaaacaaaattaaaaggtgACATTTCAGCTTACTTCAACATTGGGATAATGGTGATACCGTCATCATTTCTGTAGTCTTTTATGTGTAATGTAAATATAGAAGATGTGAATGTGTTTCCACAGAATTTTACcgcaaaaaatagtttttcaagaaatcaaggtcatttttcaattaaaagTGAGAGTGCTACACACACAAACTAAAAGGTTGTCTTTGTAGATTGACAAGGTAATTGAATGTTTGACAGTTTTGAAGATGTCCCAAAGAGGAAGTTTATAAATTAAACTCCTTAATTAGTAATACCTGAATGAGTTGATAAAGCAGGGGCATCAACCATCAAAAGAGATTGTCAGCAGGGTAAGCAATTATCAAGCTTTTGTTCCAGGCAAAGCTTGGTCGAAAAATAGTCAAGCCTTAACATACCATACATTTGAAGATATACTTGGTGCCGAGGATGCCAATCACTATCTAAAGGGAGTGACGTTCCACagaaaagaaattcaagttCAGTTTGCagagggacaaagaaaaagtaaggcATAAGAATAAAAACGTGCAGGTTGAAATATGACATGTGCCCTAACTATATCACCACACAAATTTTCTGGTGTTAAAGAATACGATTACTCAACATGaacctttttcttcctcttaGCACCAGCACAGATGCGTGCCAAGGAAAGGAGAGAAGCCCATGGTTACAGCAGTAGTAATAGGAGAGATAACTACGATGAAGGGAACAGGTACATTCTGATTCTGTGCTTGATAGACCAATTTTGACATGTTAAAATTGATTAAGTTagtattatttcttattttttgcaGTCGCCGCTCCCGCAGTCCCGGTtcaggcggggggggggggggggggaggggggggcaataattttttaatttatttaagaaTTATCTTTTATTGTTCAGGTCAACTGAAGTGCGGAAATACACATTTTAAATGTAGATATGATCATCACATCTGCCattcacgggttaagatgagCTCAACAAACTGGGCTGCCCCCCAATATAAGGGTGTTGATAGGTAACTTGATAGAGCACTGACGCGCTAATGCAGAgaccatgggttcgaatccagCCGAAGACCCGAAATTTTTTtatcgggttaatttgcaattgtatcttcgtttaaaaaaattcggTTGATGTTTGTCCAAATAGATTACCCCTCCTTCACCCTTATATTTGTTAAATTGGCATAAGAGAATGAGTTTGGGATCGTTAAAGTGATTTATTTGTAGTACTTGTACCTTTCAAAACGGTTTGTATTTCAGTAACGCTGTTAAAAATGTCTCCTGTGAAAATACTAAGGCCTTCAACTAGTCCAATAAGGTTGACGAAGGCAGAATATGGTTTCGACTTCTTGATACCGGAACACCTTTTAGATCATTCTTGGAAAGCTAACTATTAGATTGTAGGACTTCTGCGTAAGAGGCTGATCTATgcaatgtttgttttttcagcCGTCGACGATCAAGGTCACGTTCCCCCGCACCGTTGTGGTGAACAAAGTCGTGATAGTCAACGTGAGAGCGACCGCTCAAGATCACGTTCGCGATCACCCTTGCCACCCCCCT encodes the following:
- the LOC140945664 gene encoding serine/arginine-rich splicing factor 10-like; protein product: MSSCSRPKNCSLYVRNLPRETRSEDLERLFSQYGHVTDVHIPLDHYTGEPRDFAYVQFEDILGAEDANHYLKGVTFHRKEIQVQFAEGQRKTPAQMRAKERREAHGYSSSNRRDNYDEGNSRRRSRSRSPAPLW
- the LOC140947100 gene encoding uncharacterized protein, which translates into the protein MIDTASPPDEIKKQTIELMNYVEGEGVKEESVVSVEVWDFAGQELYYASHPVFLTSRAIYILVCNLSKPLHDIAQPCVRQGNNNIKLDNPNSETNLENLLSWLSTVHSITQMRGETSDDAEGKLPHLRPPVIIVGTHADKPFEDIATMKSEIQRAIAGKDYEGHVVRPIFSIDNTARSLQRKIKKVFRQDKHIDRIQALQDRIIEVLRQEPYMGESIPVRWLNFEKVIDALQSKEVYHLNITELQTYAKDKCFINDEEEFTTVVNFYHDMGIIIQHCSTVILSAKWLIDLFRQLITIPHFNKMDPKVSKHWEKLRESGVLGMELVEHVFSKFLLKDFVRDDILDLMEKFGLIAKFSPPKTDEKYFVPSQLKVPPDSLCAMVPSRSDPCPLYVFFVTGFVPHGLFTRLVSRLVSWFSEAGPSQSPTLYRNGAWFVIGRRTVYDLVLFCKKQYIKFFVMQRSQDQHVSGDKESEVAIQVREFVGAALQSLSQDLLYLRGLQYQIYVACPYCPLEKCTGHNQLACSHVDCRHLLEIRQGDPLICKKKPSNKVLSVEGLEKWFSQSTSQELHSPFSGKTQSHAQPSILKVSLLANEWGSSKGGLSTINRTLSIHLAKLPNVQVTLIVPQFECGEDDKRAAKGHNISIMEAHRRPGFSDPLDWLSFPPRNLDIQVVIGHGAKLGKQAQIIQESHCCNWVQVVHTEPEELAMYKNYPGAITKGEGKNRAEVELCQLADLVVAVGPKLTEAFSSYLRSSHQDVFQLMPGTFKEFSDVEHATTRASAKFKVLTFGRGDFEDFSLKGYDIAAQAIVELKDSSYRLIFVGAPDGKQDEVAEILCQTGISRNQLFVRSFVKDKQRLKELFCEVDVAIMPSRTEGFGLTALEAMSAGLPILVSGNSGFGEALRCLPMGESFVIDSDDPKEWAKAIAAIQQKSRAQRLEEIQRLRRSYEERFSWERQCKSLVVTMWKMVYGELVFLALQKIKLEARREASKTELSLNLKRIALEKGFVISDNQGDGNCMFFALSEQLEHIKGIKISHDELRRTVVQYLKDNPRLPDGTDLFQFVDGFSSWNAYLTSMMADGTWGDHVILHGAANCFERYIHVISSLPHHDDVMICPEYDVTGNNRLVLGLVHELHYVSLFPLEGC